In Candidatus Flexicrinis proximus, the genomic window GCGGGATCGCGTTCGATGCGCCGACGGCGGGACGCTCGCCGCTGACCGAAAACTATCCCGGTTTTAAAGAGTGTGGAGACACTCCACACCACCACCCCGAAAGGACTTACGCCCCTCGACCCCCTCATCTGCGGTGCTGGAGTGCAAACTCATGCCGGGGTTTAGGTAAGATCTCGCTAAAAATGCATCTCACGCGCTAAATGATGCGTTCGTGGTGGTTAAGCGGTGGCGCGAATACTCCAGCTGGCCGATGTGATACGCCTCATGCCAGATCATGAACTCGATGCGGTTCCAGCGTGACTGGCTCGGGTGGCCCCAACGATCGTCAGGAACTCTTGATCCACGGCCGGTAACGGCTTCCATGACCGCGGCTTTAAGCTGGAGCAGGGCGCAAAGCTTTCAGCCAGCGGCATGGCGTCCGAAACCGTCGACGACGGGTGGCGAGTCCATTTCGTACCGCTTGATCCACTGCAGCGCCATAATCGACGGCTTGCCGAGCATCAGCGGCATCTCGTCGCGGCTTTTCGGCGATGTGGCCCAATACCCAGTTCATGCAGTTGCCCCGCTGGTCAGCTGGAGCAGCGCAGCTTCGTGGAAATGCCTTCGATGTTCCTGTCGATCACGTACTTGGCTGCGCCCGAAGCTGGCGAAACCAGCGTATTCTGCGCGTTCAAACCCGCCATCACGCCCTCCAAATAAACCGACAGGGAATATAGAACAAATCGCCAGCATCTGCGGGCACCTGCTGGCAGCAAATGATTTTGAGAAAACCCAACCTATTTTATGGTTGACCGCTACCAGCCGTTGGCCGTCTGTCAGAAGCTGACGCAGCGCTTCGAGCGCTAATCACCAGCTTCGCGAGCTCCTGCGTGGAGGTCTTGCGGGTGCCGCCTTCCACGCGCGAAGCTGCGACGGTAGGCGTCAACTGGTCTGCATCAGGTCGTCATGGGTCCCCCTCCGCCGCGACGCGCCCGTTGCGCAGCCGACGATATGATCCCGCCCAGCGGATCTGGCTCAAGCGGTGGGTGATCAGGATAGTGGTGCGGCCCTGCGCGGCGGCATAGATTGCGCGCTGGATTTTGTCTTCGGGAGGTCGCGCTGTCGATAAGCGCTTCGGTCCGAGTCATCGAGGATCCAGGATCGGCGGATTGGTCAGGAAGGCGCGCAGTCGCAAGCCGCTGACGCTAACCGCCGGAGAAAGGGAAGGATCACCCCGCGCTGGCCGATAATGGTCTCGTAGCTACTTTTCGAGGCTGCTGATGAAGGAACTCTGCGTGCGCCTGCGCCTTCTTCGCCGCCTCGATGATTTCTTCTATCGTTGCTGAGGATTTGGCCGGCGATATTTTCGGCGATTGTCCGGCTGTAGAAAAAATATCCTGCTCGATGATGCTGATCTGCGAACGGAGCGCCTGCGAATTCCAGTCGCGGACATCCACGCCATCGACCAGGATGCGGTAAACGCTGATGTGTCGTAAATCCGGTTAATCAGCTTGGTCACGGTCCGATTTTCCCGCGCCGGTCCCGCCAATGACCGCCACCGTATGTCGCCCGGCTTTTGCCGTGAAGGAGATATCGTGCAGGATCGCCTTGTCGTCCCCGTAGCCGAAATCGACGTGCTCGACCGTCAGATCGCCCTTGATGCGGGCCGTATGTCCCGGACTCGTTGCGGTCGAGGTCGGTTTCCGGTGTTGATGATGCTCAGGGGATGCGCTGCGCTGGCATAGCCGAGCGCGAGGCGGAAGACCAGGCTGTTGAGCGACGTGAACACCGGAAAGCCGAACAACCCGATCAACCCGTTAGTAGGCGACGATTCGCCGATGTCGATCGGCGGAGTTGAAAGAGATAGATGGAGTGGACGAGACCGAGCACGATCGCCAGCGGCAACGGCAGGTTGGAGAGATACTGGGCTTCAATGCTGCCCTGCTTGACGAAGGCGGCTTTGACATCATCAACCAGCGCGTCGAAACGTTCTGCTTCGCGGTGTCCTGGTTGACGCGCCTTGATGACAAGCTGCAGGCCATCCAACGATTCCGCCAACCGCGCGTTCTGATGACCAGAAGTTGGCGCGCACCTGCTGCGCGATGGGGATGGAAACCGTTTGACGAACCGGTGCTGCACCCAGGTATGGACCGCCACGAACAGCAGTGGGGTAAACAGGAGTGCCCCGGGTGAATGGTCGGGGAGACCAGCAGCTTGCAGGAACGAAAACATGCTGCTGCCGACCAGCAGGTTCATGCCGGGATGCGAGCATGTTGGATCTCCCGCACGTCGTTGGTCACGCGGGCCATGATTTCGCCGCAGGGAAGCCCGTCGTGGAAGGTCATGCTCTTGCCCAGCGGACTTCACTGCCCGCTCGCCGCCCGGACGCATCACGCTCAAGGCGCTGGCTGAAGGTTTCCGCAGAACCGTTACGCATAAGCTGGAGGACGCTGCGGATCAACAGACTGAAGACGATCCCCAGCGAGTAGCTGAAGATGGTGGTCATCACCGCCTGCCCGGAGTCGACGTTAAGCGCGTTGAAGAGACAGGAATAGCCAGTGTAGTACGGGATCAGGGGTCGCCAGCGCCGCGCATTACCAAAAACACCCGACCAGCATAGCCAGCAGCAACCAGGGCTGACGCTTTACGTGGCTCCAGAGGAAGCGCGCAGGCGAGCGGTGGTCCGTGCTGTACGCGGTTTGCAGTAACAAATTCTGCAGACATGTCCTCATGGGGGGATTGTGGGACGGAACAGGTGCGCTTTTTATGGTACATCACCGTCAGCGACCAAGACAGTCCATTCGAAAATGTTCAGGTGTCAGGGCCTCGCTGGAAGCTTTCACCCCCGGTCCTGTGCCGTTCATCGTGTTGGGAGATAGCCCTAGCGGTAGTGCGTGTCCTCAGGAACGTCCGTGCCGTTGATGTCGCTGTGCTGGTCACCCCACCGCCGTGTATAGCCACTCCCCAGCGAGCCAGCAGAACCTGACCAATCGTCATCGGATCGTTGAGCCCGCGATCCACTAGGATGAAGTCCATAGCCCGCTCCTCAAGGATGATATGCATTTGGTCTGTGGAGGCGCCGCTTCCACACCTCTGGGAGGACTTGCGCCCCTCGACCCCTCATCCCGCAGAATGCCGGAGTGCAACCCCTGGCAGGGCTGGGTGGAAACCCTATCGGAAGTGTGAATGGCGCGGCGGTGAATGCCTAATTGATTACCTTGCGTGACTCAGGTTTCCGTTTGTTCTTCGAAATCGACTTTTTCGTAGGTATCGGCCAGCGCCAGGTGCAGCCAACTGATGCCAGGGTGACGGTCGCGTCCAGGCCGGAGGCGGCGCTGAGAAGCATCCCCGCCCGGCTGGCGGGTGAAGCGCTCGATATTGGCGCTATCCTGCGAGATCAGCACATATTCCTGCAGCGTTTCGAGCGTGCGGTAATGCTGGAACTTCTTGCCTCGGTCGTAGCTCTCCGTTGACTTCGACAGCACTTCGATAATGAGGGGTCGAGTTGGTGACGGTATCATTTCGCTTGTCGAGAAAGCGCGGTTCACCGCAGATAACGATTACGTCAGGGTAGGTAAATAGGGCCTGGCCCGCGCACCTGAATTCGCAGGTCGTTCGAATGAACCGTGCAAGGTTTTTACGAAGTTGTGAGGAAAGCTCACGGGAAGTATTAACTGCAATGACCGTGTGCGTGAAACTTGCCCCGACATATCGAAGACTTCGCCGCGATAAAATTCATTACTTCGTCTCGCTGGCGCGTTCGAATTCGGTAGCTTTCCGGTGTCAAATCTGCTTCCAGGGTTGGGCTGACCGCCCGCCCCCGTTTTGGATAGTGTTAAAAAAAAAAAGAGCCGGGGTGCCCGAATCTCTTCGGGTACCCTAAAGGTATTATTTGCCCGCAAATCTGGTTCTAGCGGCCGCGCATACGCCCCCGAGAACATGCCGGTTTTTAATCCAAGGTCTGACCGAACGCTTTCCCCACAGCCCCTCGACCGCACTTTACAGCCCGGCGCCGACAACTGACGCCAAGTTCTTCCGCCTCGGTTTTCGCCGCCTTGGAAAACCGCGCTGTCGTGACCAGATAGGCGATCTGCACGGCTCGTTTCGCCTTTACGGCTGCAAGTTCGCGGATATGCGAAGGAGCGAGGGACGTGCGTTCATCGTATTGCTTGCACTGTACGATACCCACGAGGGTCTTTTCACTGCGAATTTCGATATCGACTCCTCCGTCGCCTCGGCCGCCGGTGACAACAACTTCATGCCGGGTAAGCTGGCGTATGACCGCTGCGACATCCCGCTCAAACTGACCCGCGGATTGCGCCCCCCCGCGGGCCGCGCGTCGGGCCCTCCCCCCCGGCGCAGTTCGCCCCGCCGCCTGCCCCTACTCCCCCTTATCTCTTTAACTCCCCATGCCGCCCTATCGATGCCGTGATAGCGCCCCAAGACAGGAGAAAAATAAGGAATCCGATTGCCAGACCCAGGAAAGAGCCGACAGCGGGCCTGAGTTCTGGTAATAGGTAAGGCAATCCAAATTGGTAGCAGAACCAGATCACAGCCGCAGAGAGTCCGCCGACCTGGGACATATTCATCGCACTGTTTTTCGGGGCGTATTGCTCTGACTCCATCCGGCTTTACGGTAATCAGGATCGAGACCACTGCGTCGACGGCGACCCATCGCCTCAGCGATATTAAGAACAATAGTGTTATATTACACTTCTTCGCCGAGATTTTGAAGTCTCTTGTAGATTCGCGGACTGCATACATCGCGGTGTTGCGATCCCTCAGGGGGAAATAAAAAAAGCCCGGGGAGCCTGACTCTTCGTGTGCGTATCGTTTCTTGCGGTCAGCCAATCTAGTTTTAGCGGCCGCGCATACGCGGGTCAAGGGCGTCGCGCAGGCCGTCACCGAGGAAGTTGAACGCAAACATAAATAGGAAGAGTGCGACCGCCGGGAAAATCGCCTGGCTGGGATAGCTGGCGAGCTGTTCGGCGCCAGCGCTGATCATGCTGCCCCAACTGGGGGTCGGCGGGTTGACGCCAAGGCCGATAAAGCTGAGAAAGGCTTCGGTCGAAATATAGACCGGGATAGCCAGCGTCTCGGCAACGATGATCGAGCCGAGGATGTTGGGCGGCACGTGGCGCAGCATGATGCCGCCGTTCTTGACGCCGAGCGCCTTGGCCGCTACCACGTACTCCTGCTCACGGATTGAAAGCACCTGGCCGCGGGTCAGGCGGGCCATGCCCGTCCAGTTGGTTACGCCGATGCCGACGAAGATAAAGAACATCCCGCCGGTACTGGCATCAAAGCGGTTGAGCGAATGGGCGAAGGTGCCTTCTTCCAGCGTTCCGGTCGAAGGTCGGAAGAACGCCATCAGCAGGATGATGAACAAGAGGGTCGGGAAGGCATAAACCACATCGGTGATACGCATGATCATGTTGTCGACACGACCGCCAATGTAACCCGAAATCAGGCCGAGCGTCACGCCGACGGTCAGCGCGACCAGCGGGCCGATCATGGCGACCATCAGCGAGACGCGCGACCCGTAAAGGATGCGGCTGAGCAGATCGCGCCCGAGCTTGTCGGTTCCCAGCGGGAAATTCTCGTTGATCTTGACGTAGCCGCGCTCCTGGCCCACCGGGATCATGCTGGGAAAACAGCCGATACCCAGGCCGGGGACTGGTTCGCATTGGTCAGCGAGGTCTTGTCGCGCTATAGGGGGCAACGAAATCGGCGAACAGGGCGATCAACACGAAGAGGATGATGATGATGATGCCCAGTACCGCCATGCGGTTACTCAACAGGCGCTGAGCGAATTCTGCCACAAGCTTTCGCCTTTGACACGTTCGCTAAGGCGGATCACATCGCGCTGAGGGGATTGAGTCGAGCTTGCCATCGGGTCGCGTCCTCTTAGTCGTAGCGAATACGCGGATCGAGTACCGCGTAAGTAATGTCGACCAGCAAATTGCCCACCACCACGAACGCCGCGAACACCAGCACGGTTCCCATGATCAGAGGGTAATCGCGGTTGCCGATGGAGGTCACAAACGAGCGGCCCAGTCCGGGGATGCCGAAGACCGTTTCGACGACGAAAGTGCCTGTCAGCAGGGCAGCGGCCAGCGGGCCGATGATGGTAACGACGGGGATGAGCGAATTCTTGAGCGCATGGAAGCCAATCACGACACGCTCGCTCAACCCTTTGGCGCGGGCTGTGCGGATGTAATCTTCGCCCAGGACCTGCAGCAGGCTGGCGCGCGTCAGGCGGGCGATCAGCGCCGATTGGATGAAGCCGAGTGCAAACGCGGGCAGGACGATATGGCTGAGTTCGCCCCAGCCGTTAGGCGGCAGCCACTTGAGCTGTACGGCGAAAATATACTTAAGCAGCGGAGCCGAAATAATGGAGGGAATGCTCACGCCGGTGATGGCAATCGCCATGCTGGCATAATCGATGGCGGTGTTCTGGCGGAGCGCCGCAACCGTGCCGACCGGAATACCGATGAACAGCGCGACCGCCAGCGCAGCCAGTCCCAGCTGGAACGAGACGGGCAGCTTGTCTTCAATCATTGAGGTCACGGTCTGGTTGGGGGAGTTCAGCGACGGGCCGAAATTGACCCAGCGCAGCGCGACCTTTTCGCCAAGAATTGGCGTCTCGATATTCACTAAGTAGTCTTCAGCCTGGGACTGACGCCATTCCGGGCCGGTAAAGCGCGGCAGAATCAGGCCGGTCATATAGTTCAGGTACTGCACCACGAGCGGATCGTCGAGGTTATAGCGCGCTTCAAGGTTGCGGATCACCGCTTCGGGGATGCCGCGTTCGGTATTGAACGGGCCGCCGGGGACAAGGCGCATCAACAGGAAGGTCACGACCGAGATGGCGAACATCACCACCAGCATCCACAATACGCGACGGACGATGTACTGTCCCATAGCAGTTTTCCTTAGGCTCAGGGGGGTCTAGAAGAAACCCCTCGCCTCAGCCCGCGTCCAAGAAGGGCGGGGGCTGAGGCAGTGAGGGGCGACGTGCGGCAATTACATGCCGGTGATGTCCCACTTCTCGTAGTATTCGCGGCCGATATTGCTGTTGGTGCGTTCAACACCCGCAGCGGTGATATCGTCGGTCACATAGTAGTAAATGGGGGCGATCGCGGCGGCGGTGTTGGTCAGGATCGCATCGGCCTGCGCGTACAGGGCAACACGCTCTTCAACCGTTGCGGCGGCGGCGGCGGCGAGGGTCAGCGCGTCGTATTCGGCATTGGCGAAGTGATTATCCGGATCAACGGCGCTGTTAAAGACGTCGTAGTACCAGTTATTGGCATCCGGGTAATCGAAGCACCAACCGGCGCGGAAGATGTCCGCATCACGGCGCTGTTCGAGGTACACACCGAATTCCTGCGAGGCGATCTGGATGCTGACGCCGAGGGTCTCGGTCCACATGGCCTGAACGGCTTCGGCGATCCCCTGGTGCAGGGCGCTGTTGTTGATCAGGATCGAGCCTGTGATCTGGTCGGCGGTCTGACCGGTTTCGGCCAGGTATTCAGCCAATTGCGCCTTGGCGTATTCCGGATCAAACTTGATGGTCTGATCAGGATAGTCTTCCTGCTTCGGGGCGGCCTGCATCGAGGGCAGGACGAACATGTAAGCGGGGAGCTCACCAGCC contains:
- a CDS encoding ABC transporter ATP-binding protein, which encodes MDVRDWNSQALRSQISIIEQDIFSTAGQSPKISPAKSSATIEEIIEAAKKAQAHAEFLHQQPRKVATRPLSASAG
- a CDS encoding ABC transporter permease, which encodes MGQYIVRRVLWMLVVMFAISVVTFLLMRLVPGGPFNTERGIPEAVIRNLEARYNLDDPLVVQYLNYMTGLILPRFTGPEWRQSQAEDYLVNIETPILGEKVALRWVNFGPSLNSPNQTVTSMIEDKLPVSFQLGLAALAVALFIGIPVGTVAALRQNTAIDYASMAIAITGVSIPSIISAPLLKYIFAVQLKWLPPNGWGELSHIVLPAFALGFIQSALIARLTRASLLQVLGEDYIRTARAKGLSERVVIGFHALKNSLIPVVTIIGPLAAALLTGTFVVETVFGIPGLGRSFVTSIGNRDYPLIMGTVLVFAAFVVVGNLLVDITYAVLDPRIRYD
- a CDS encoding ABC transporter permease, with the protein product MIPVGQERGYVKINENFPLGTDKLGRDLLSRILYGSRVSLMVAMIGPLVALTVGVTLGLISGYIGGRVDNMIMRITDVVYAFPTLLFIILLMAFFRPSTGTLEEGTFAHSLNRFDASTGGMFFIFVGIGVTNWTGMARLTRGQVLSIREQEYVVAAKALGVKNGGIMLRHVPPNILGSIIVAETLAIPVYISTEAFLSFIGLGVNPPTPSWGSMISAGAEQLASYPSQAIFPAVALFLFMFAFNFLGDGLRDALDPRMRGR
- a CDS encoding Uma2 family endonuclease, whose translation is MIPSPTRPLIIEVLSKSTESYDRGKKFQHYRTLETLQEYVLISQDSANIERFTRQPGGDASQRRLRPGRDRHPGISWLHLALADTYEKVDFEEQTET
- a CDS encoding restriction endonuclease, with translation MRQLTRHEVVVTGGRGDGGVDIEIRSEKTLVGIVQCKQYDERTSLAPSHIRELAAVKAKRAVQIAYLVTTARFSKAAKTEAEELGVSCRRRAVKCGRGAVGKAFGQTLD